In the genome of Hydractinia symbiolongicarpus strain clone_291-10 chromosome 5, HSymV2.1, whole genome shotgun sequence, one region contains:
- the LOC130645533 gene encoding E3 ubiquitin-protein ligase listerin-like, which produces MSGKNAQRTKGNAKPSSSSRAAEFIQQGGFIGFSNLAGNTYGYVPQSKPDDNELDGDLRMLLRKMTKKDSVTRLKAIQEFMSLCKEKDNEVIKNIISFWPRIYNKLTHDFDHRIREATQQVHHQIATKAGRDLAPHLKFIITNWLMATFDVYSPAATAAKLSFDEVFPEKKKKEVLAFCKHELLGSLQNQLLKETPETLSDPKVVPVEEREAKYVRFMSSSFLALQYFIEVFSADVKKLDNDLKGLFSEKKFWKYARNSSPMIRSSFYTLVSTCFQHIPEVLNDTLNQSSPAILSNLDEQEPIVIKGFWDAVLLCLTTFKNCWDHVNSRKAVLPKLWKLLKNCGYGNINTVYPNLLPFLSNIPTQVIGDGTGFYEEFFNNFFEGLFLKQDVLTASDTNIIMKSYMECYKYLLLTHACNKELVEYLIATQLQTVLTATFCGSSKRQMWYGALFKELKGLFLSINEQALSKGLQEVQQNLWSVLKEIVIVDERFSGNEKNFYESLIDLLFCFCEENNFKAGVQDQDIEPIKTIKEKFGGALFEFVCNVLACYIHEIFKNNNLGVGKHFNDILIRTMDKDLLKFVTIQTQTTTCCESSTGTNLITDDYDICVNFFKTVCLSLCVDTTFNNNIEVLVVKLVHLLHGNKKGEFLDVTFQETCTSNATKFLILLSEVFKYQDDEFIMMWLQSSYVQTRLYSCIEKTLNDENESSVNLSWKILEFYLQVVKNNQEKLDKYVGKLLVAIKGQFSQSSVFHPLVVGCYIGLCGTSFVPSEEFFETTLCIIRASLRDNDTSYLRDALVSCFLKAMQEKSILKKLVDVLSSGIKNMVVSKAFEMSLVCHCVRIMLEAANQQSIDDLCGDKLLFHQIMFSDQEGSTLEVKKSETLARFYIELFGDLARSGSNLDRYDGKKIVNTLSQSFENKNISTKDASAIISTYTFLQEMLLEEAVLRSVKTSNTDVVRLLLDALQETNQLTDALLDHCLLLARPNEFKEMSTVTTYCVVVSYLHDVSFIRALVEKYTDVLENDFKVKKQTNLFASFLKLLTSIVSQWYTIISRDDSKVVSSDYQNVIETMMDNLLVWKDNHSDELLFTTTLVDFKSDIVLLNTHLMELLYLCTRTAATCFRSEHWDFLLCSMVSWLQTCEESMETRNSNFDVSPFFSAAFRLFCIVASLFFNLSTDEDMLPCIKTETTICLTQHNAELITEWQEFFSPTACKTLLNIYSAVVHNEHTTSESERFAVDLCASMKFVPSSVIMNFIYKDIESEKKRKASLEKFCAQSCKLLKSGKWYFKISSYQLQARIADVIEKVLCEDESKNEEEESCRKFPPSVLAAMESSRDDSLLLLSEEGVSIKSPLQNLSKGHKSGSLLTYLLSWQLLLRLFKMSKADERAKFANYFHKNCHVSDLITCLFCMLPSSMATTADNIATTADISPFILDPGYIEIQRVAFHLLTSAMECIPALIRLWFNNNTNRKDAALVDRFVSAYISPILLKKDFQKLDCSSKEFNNMVVKTRQVAREVVAIYTVDEISMELVVKLSSNHPLSPVSVDCGKRIGVSNALWRQWMLQLTTFLSFQNGTILDGLALWKKNVDKRFEGVEECMVCFSVLHGSNYSLPSIGCKTCKKKFHPSCLYKWFNTSGKSTCPLCRNIF; this is translated from the exons ATGAGTGGGAAGAATGCACAACGAACAAAAGGGAATGCAAAG CCATCTAGCAGTAGTCGAGCAGCTGAATTCATACAGCAAGGTGGCTTTATTGGATTCTCTAATTTAGCAGGTAATACTTATGGATATGTGCCACAGTCCAAACCAGATGACAATGAATTGGATGGAGATCTGAGAATGCTGTTaaggaaaatgacaaaaaaagatTCTGTAACACGACTGAAG gCTATCCAAGAATTTATGTCATTGTGTAAGGAGAAGGATAATGAAGTTATCAAAAACATTATTAGTTTCTGGCCAAGAATTTACAATAAATTAACACAT GATTTTGACCATCGAATTCGTGAAGCAACCCAGCAAGTCCATCACCAGATAGCTACAAAAGCAGGACGTGACTTAGCACcccatttaaaatttataatcaCAAATTGGTTGATGGCTACTTTTGATGTGTACAGTCCTGCTGCCACTGCTGCTAAGTTATCTTTTGATGAAGTTTTTCccgagaaaaagaaaaaagaagtctTGGCTTTTTGTAAACATGAATTATTGGGG tcATTACAAAatcaacttttaaaagaaactcCTGAGACATTAAGTGATCCAAA GGTTGTTCCAGTAGAAGAAAGAGAGGCAAAATATGTTCGATTTATGTCTAGTTCATTTCTTGCACTGCAATATTTTATTGAAGTATTCTCAGCCGATGTTAAGAAGTTGGATAATGATCTTAAAGGCttgttttcagaaaaaaagttcTGGAAATATGCACGTAACAGCTCTCCTATG ATTCGAAGTTCATTCTACACATTAGTATCAACTTGTTTTCAACATATTCCAGAGGTGTTAAATGACACATTGAATCAATCTTCTCCAGCCATCTTGTCAAACCTTGATGAACAAGAACCTATCGTTATCAAGGGCTTTTGGGATGCTGTTCTTCTATGCTTGACAACATTCAAG aactgCTGGGATCACGTAAACAGTAGAAAAGCTGTTTTACCTAAACTGtggaaattgttaaaaaactgTGGCTATGGAAATATTAATACTGTTTATCCGAACTTGCTTCCATTTCTCAGTAACATACCAACTCAG GTCATAGGTGATGGAACTGGTTTCTATGAGGAATTTTtcaacaacttttttgagggattATTTTTGAAACAGGACGTTTTGACTGCATCGGATACAAACATTATTATGAAATCTTACATGGAATGTTATAAGTACTTGCTTTTAACCCATGCATGTAACAAAGAACTTGTGGAATACTTGATTGCAACACAG TTACAAACAGTATTGACCGCAACATTTTGTGGGTCAAGTAAACGTCAGATGTGGTATGGCGCTCTGTTTAAAGAACTGAAGGGACTTTTTCTGTCAATTAACGAACAGGCTTTGTCCAAGGGTCTTCAAGAAGTGCAGCAAAATTTGTGGagtgttttaaaagaaattgtaaTTGTGGATGAAAGATTTTCTGGCAATGAGAAAAACTTTTATGAATCATTAAttgatttattgttttgtttctgtgaGGAAAATAATTTCAAAGCTGGTGTTCAAGATCAAGATATTGAGCCAATAAAAACCATAAAGGAGAAATTTGGTGGTGCTTTGTTTGAATTTGTTTGTAACGTACTAGCTTGTTATATTCacgaaatctttaaaaacaacaatCTGGGTGTTGGTAAACACTTTAATGATATCTTGATTAGAACGATGGACAAAGATCTCTTGAAATTTGTTACAATTCAAACCCAAACTACCACATGTTGCGAAAGCAGTACTGGTACAAATCTGATCACTGATGATTATGACATTTGTGTGAACTTCTTTAAAACGGTCTGTCTGTCACTGTGTGTAGATACTACTTTTAATAACAACATTGAAGTCCTTGTGGTAAAATTAGTGCATCTCTTACATGGAAATAAAAAGGGGGAGTTCCTTGACGTTACATTTCAG GAAACATGCACTTCCAATGCGACAAAATTCTTGATTTTGCTCTCAGag GTATTCAAATATCAGGACGATGAGTTTATCATGATGTGGCTACAAAGTAGTTACGTGCAAACACGTTTGTATTCATGCATTGAAAAAACATTGAATGATGAAAATGAAAGCTCTGTGAATTTATCTTGGAAAATTCTTGAATTTTACCTGCAGGTTgtaaaaa ATAATCAAGAAAAGTTGGACAAATACGTTGGAAAACTTCTTGTTGCAATCAAGGGCCAATTTAGCCAGTCTTCAGTATTTCATCCACTGGTCGTTGGCTGTTACATTGGTTTATGTGGAACGTCTTTT GTACCGTCAGAAGAATTCTTTGAAACTACATTGTGTATAATTCGAGCAAGCTTAAGGGATAATG ACACTTCCTATCTTCGCGATGCACTGGTCTCTTGTTTTCTGAAAGCTATGCAAGAGAAAAGTATCTTGAAAAAATTGGTTGATGTGTTAAGTTCTGGGATAAAAAATATGGTTGTGTCAAAAGCTTTCGAAAT GTCTTTGGTGTGCCATTGTGTACGCATTATGTTGGAAGCTGCGAATCAACAGTCAATTGATGATTTATGTGGCGATAAACTCCTGTTTCATCAGATAATGTTTTCCGACCAAGAAGGGTCAACATTAgag GTGAAAAAATCTGAGACCTTAGCGAGATTTTATATTGAACTTTTTGGCGATTTGGCTCGTTCTGGTTCAAATTTAGATCGATATGATGGTAAAAAGATAGTCAACACTTTGTCACAATCATTTGAAAATAAG AATATATCTACAAAAGACGCTTCTGCAATTATATCGACTTATACATTCTTACAAGAGATGTTGCTCGAagaagctgtattaag AAGTGTCAAAACAAGTAACACTGATGTTGTTCGCCTTCTTCTTGATGCATTGCAAGAAACAAATCAACTTACAGATGCTCTGTTAGACCATTGTCTATTGCTAGCCAGACCGAACGAGTTTAAAGAAATGTCGACCGTAACTACATACTGTGTTGTTGTCTCTTATCTTCACGATGTATCTTTTATTCGAGCGCTGGTTGAAAAATACACAGATGTactggaaaatgatttcaaagTCAAAAAACAAACTAATC TTTTTGCTTCATTTTTGAAGCTGTTAACATCAATTGTTAGTCAATGGTATACAATCATAAGCAGAGATGATTCAAAAGTGGTTTCAAGTGATTACCAAAATGTTATCGAAACCATGATGGATAATTTGTTAGTCTGGAAGGATAATCATAGCGATGAATTGCTGTTTACAACTACCCTTGTCGACTTTAAGTCCGATATCGTTCTGTTAAATACTCACCTAATGGAGTTATTGTACCTTTGTACAAGGACAGCAGCCACATGTTTTCGAAGTGAACATTGGGATTTTTTACTTTGCTCAATGGTGTCATGGTTACAG acTTGTGAAGAATCAATGGAAACaagaaattcaaattttgaCGTTTCTCCATTTTTCTCTGCAGCTTTTCGACTTTTTTGCATCGTTGCTagcttattttttaatctttcaa CTGACGAAGATATGTTGCCTTGCATAAAAACAGAAACCACGATTTGTTTGACTCAACATAATGCAGAATTGATAACAGAATGGCAAGAGTTCTTTTCCCCCACTGCATGCAAAACCTTGCTGAATATTTACAGTGCTGTTGTTCACaatg agcATACAACTTCAGAAAGTGAAAGATTCGCTGTGGATTTGTGCGCATCCATGAAGTTCGTACCTTCATCTGTCATTATGAATTTTATCTATAAGGATATCGAATCGGAGAAGAAACGAAAAGCATCCCTTGAAAAATTCTGTGCTCAGTCTTGCAAGTTATTAAAAAGTGGAAAATGGTATTTCAAGATATCGAGCTATCAACTGCAAGCTAG GATTGCTGATGTGATCGAAAAAGTGTTGTGTGAAGATGAAAGTAAAAACGAAGAGGAGGAAAGTTGTAG aaaatttccaCCTTCAGTACTAGCTGCGATGGAGAGCAGTCGTGACGACAGCTTGCTTCTTCTTTCCGAGGAAGGAGTCTCAATAAAATCTCCTCTCCAGAATCTCAGCAAAGGCCACAAAAGTGGTTCTTTACTGACGTATTTGTTGTCATGGCAACTTCTGTTACGTCTTTTCAAAATGTCTAAAGCTGATGAAAGAGCAAAATTTGCGAATTATTTCCACAAGAACTGTCACGTGTCTGATTTGATCACGTGTTTATTTTGCATGCTTCCTTCCAGTATGGCAACGACGGCAGATAACATAGCAACGACAGCGGATATCTCTCCATTCA TATTAGATCCTGGCTACATTGAGATACAAAGAGTTGCCTTtcatttgctgacgtcagcaatggagTGTATACCTGCTTTAATCAGACTGTGgttcaacaacaacacaaataGAAAAGATGCTGCTCTTGTTGACAG atttgtttCTGCGTATATTTCACCTATCTTACTAAAAAAGGATTTTCAAAAGCTGGACTGTTCCTCAAAAGAATTTAATAACATGGTGGTGAAAACTCGACAAGTAGCTCGCGAAGTTGTAGCGATTTACACGGTAGACGAAATATCAATGGAACTGGTTGTAAAATTGTCTTCAAACCACCCGCTATCACCTGTGTCAGTGGATTGTGGGAAAAGAATCGGTGTTTCCAATGCATTATGGAGACAGTGGATGTTGCAGCTGACAACATTCTTGTCATTTCAG aatgggACCATACTTGACGGGTTAGCGTTGTGGAAAAAGAATGTAGACAAGCGATTTGAAGGTGTGGAGGAGTGCATGGTGTGCTTCTCCGTGCTTCATGGTTCGAATTATTCGCTACCTTCTATAGGTTGCAAGACTTGCAAAAAGAAATTTCATCCATCTTGCTTG
- the LOC130646067 gene encoding tigger transposable element-derived protein 2-like → MPPKRKLVVKTLAEKCQALKELEKEKKIRDGKFSEVDLVVFKWFVSQRSKNIPIDGTILKEKAKSYAQELGVEDSKASDGWLGKWKKSISMQISKNSLSRTFHEIRSLCRTSAISNARYLELFFWSLGSSR, encoded by the exons ATGCCACCGAAAAGAAAGCTCGTTGTAAAAACTTTGGCAGAAAAATGCCAAGCATTAAAAGAATTGGAAAAAG aaaagaaaatcaGAGATGGTAAATTCTCAGAAGTAGATCTTGTCGtgttcaaatggtttgtttcacAACGAAGCAAAAACATACCAATCGATGGGACAATACTAAAGGAGAAAGCTAAAAGCTATGCACAGGAGCTTGGAGTAGAAGATTCCAAAGCTTCAGACGGTTGGCTTGgtaaatggaaaaaaag TATCTCGATGCAAATTTCGAAAaactcgttatctcgaacttttcatGAAATACGCTCGTTATGTCGAACCTCCGCTATCTCAAACGCtcgctatctcgaacttttctttTGGTCCCTTGggagttcgagataa